In the genome of Deinococcus yavapaiensis KR-236, one region contains:
- a CDS encoding TetR/AcrR family transcriptional regulator has product MAETVHDQIAALKRAHILAAAGKVFAEKGFHATTIKDVARAASVADGTIYNYFDNKAALLLGIFDEAARTVRGTINPAELAAASPRDVLRALLRFPLHAFDESNSALFRTVLSAVLTDRDLARRFGETILAPLRDEGGLPKSVAGEHDPALVARLVASVVIGLLVQRALSDESLEAVWNDLPDRLTDLLLRGLDQRAP; this is encoded by the coding sequence ATGGCGGAGACGGTCCACGACCAAATCGCGGCGCTGAAAAGAGCGCACATCCTCGCGGCGGCCGGAAAGGTCTTCGCCGAGAAAGGGTTCCACGCCACGACGATCAAGGACGTCGCCCGCGCGGCGAGCGTCGCCGACGGCACCATCTACAACTACTTCGACAACAAGGCGGCGCTGTTGCTCGGCATCTTCGATGAGGCGGCGAGAACCGTGCGCGGCACGATCAACCCCGCCGAGCTCGCCGCCGCCTCGCCGCGTGACGTGCTGCGCGCGCTGCTGCGATTTCCCCTGCATGCTTTCGACGAGTCGAACTCGGCGTTGTTTCGAACCGTCTTGTCGGCGGTCCTGACCGACCGCGACCTCGCGCGGCGTTTCGGTGAAACCATCCTCGCTCCCCTGCGAGACGAAGGCGGCCTGCCGAAGAGCGTGGCGGGCGAACACGATCCCGCGCTCGTCGCTCGACTCGTGGCGAGCGTCGTCATCGGCCTGCTCGTGCAGCGCGCGCTGAGCGACGAATCGCTCGAGGCGGTCTGGAACGACTTGCCCGACCGCTTGACCGACCTGCTGTTGCGCGGACTGGATCAGCGTGCACCCTGA
- the icd gene encoding NADP-dependent isocitrate dehydrogenase, which yields MATDPHIQVPQSGEKISMQGGKLNVPNNPIIPFVEGDGTGPDIWRASVRVLDAAVEKAYGGDRKIEWLEVYAGEKANEVYGEAIWLPEGTVEAFREYLVGIKGPLTTPVGGGIRSINVALRQELDLYACVRPVVYFDGVPSPVRHPEYVDMVIFRENTEDIYAGIEYKAGTPEAEKVRAFLQDEMGVTKIRFPESSAFGVKPVSKEGSERLIRAAIQYAVDNGRKSVTLVHKGNIMKFTEGAFRDWGYDLAKREFGATELDGGPWCTLPNGIVIKDVIADNFLQQILLRPRDYDVVATLNLNGDYLSDALAAQVGGIGIAPGANINYVTGHSVFEATHGTAPKYAGKDVINPSSVILSGEMMLRYMGWTEAADLVLKGLDATIRNKTVTYDFARDMEGAKQVKTSEFGDLIIANM from the coding sequence ATGGCGACCGATCCTCATATCCAGGTGCCCCAGTCGGGCGAGAAGATCTCGATGCAGGGCGGCAAGCTCAACGTGCCGAACAACCCCATCATTCCCTTCGTGGAAGGCGACGGGACCGGCCCGGACATCTGGCGCGCGTCTGTCCGCGTCCTCGACGCCGCCGTCGAGAAGGCGTACGGCGGAGATCGCAAGATCGAGTGGCTCGAAGTCTACGCGGGCGAAAAGGCCAACGAGGTGTACGGCGAGGCCATCTGGTTGCCCGAGGGCACCGTCGAAGCGTTTCGTGAGTACCTCGTCGGTATCAAGGGTCCCCTCACGACGCCCGTCGGGGGCGGCATTCGCTCTATCAACGTCGCCTTGCGTCAAGAGCTCGACTTGTACGCGTGCGTGCGCCCCGTCGTATACTTCGACGGCGTGCCCTCCCCCGTTCGGCACCCCGAGTACGTCGACATGGTGATCTTCCGCGAGAACACCGAGGACATCTACGCGGGCATCGAGTACAAGGCGGGCACGCCCGAAGCCGAGAAGGTTCGCGCCTTCTTGCAAGACGAGATGGGCGTCACCAAGATCCGCTTCCCCGAGTCGAGCGCCTTCGGCGTAAAGCCCGTCTCGAAGGAAGGCTCCGAGCGTCTCATTCGCGCCGCCATCCAGTACGCCGTCGACAACGGACGCAAGTCCGTGACGCTCGTGCACAAGGGCAACATCATGAAGTTCACGGAAGGCGCCTTCCGCGACTGGGGATACGACCTCGCCAAGCGTGAATTCGGCGCGACCGAACTCGACGGCGGCCCGTGGTGCACCTTGCCCAACGGCATCGTGATCAAGGACGTCATCGCCGACAACTTCTTGCAGCAAATCCTGCTTCGCCCCAGAGACTACGACGTCGTCGCGACGCTCAACCTCAACGGCGACTACCTCAGCGACGCCCTCGCCGCGCAAGTCGGCGGCATCGGCATCGCTCCCGGCGCCAACATCAACTACGTCACGGGCCACTCGGTCTTCGAGGCGACGCACGGCACCGCGCCGAAGTACGCGGGCAAGGACGTCATCAATCCGTCCTCGGTCATCCTCTCGGGCGAGATGATGCTGCGCTACATGGGCTGGACGGAAGCCGCCGACCTCGTCCTCAAGGGCCTCGACGCGACGATCCGCAACAAGACCGTCACGTACGACTTCGCCCGGGACATGGAGGGCGCCAAGCAAGTCAAGACGTCCGAGTTCGGCGACCTCATCATCGCCAACATGTAA
- a CDS encoding ribose-phosphate diphosphokinase encodes MLTNNPPLLVFSGQSNCTLAEEICTELGIPLGKSQTEKFSNDNLVVRFSESLREADVFIVQSFTTPVSDSIMELLLMIDAAKSASAARVTAVVPYYSYARSDKKDEPRISIAGRLVADLLQASGADRFLTMTLHSPQVHGFFKIPVDHLSATVVISNHIKSVVPNAHEGVVLAPDAGDIKRASAIARRLDAGLAFIDKRRTSDTTVNARALIGDVRGKNVFIVDDEIATAGSLVEAVNLAKEMGAADVYVAVTHGVYTGPAVERIRDLDVVEVCSTNTVLVPKGKIEGSNGKLRTLSVAPLFAQAIRNIHTGASVSTLFE; translated from the coding sequence TTGCTCACCAACAATCCCCCCCTGCTGGTCTTCAGCGGTCAAAGCAACTGCACCCTCGCCGAGGAAATCTGCACGGAGCTCGGCATTCCACTCGGCAAGAGCCAAACGGAAAAGTTCTCGAACGACAACCTCGTCGTTCGCTTCTCCGAGAGCTTGCGCGAAGCGGACGTGTTCATCGTGCAAAGCTTCACGACGCCCGTCAGCGACTCCATCATGGAACTTTTGCTGATGATCGACGCCGCCAAGAGCGCGTCCGCCGCGCGCGTCACGGCCGTCGTGCCCTACTACAGTTACGCTCGCAGCGACAAGAAGGACGAGCCGCGCATCTCCATCGCGGGCCGCCTCGTCGCCGACCTTCTGCAAGCGTCGGGCGCCGACCGCTTCCTCACGATGACGCTGCACTCGCCGCAAGTGCACGGCTTCTTCAAGATCCCAGTAGATCACCTCAGCGCGACCGTCGTCATCTCCAATCACATCAAGAGCGTCGTGCCGAACGCGCACGAGGGCGTCGTCCTCGCGCCCGACGCGGGTGACATCAAGCGCGCGTCCGCCATCGCGCGCCGCTTGGACGCCGGGCTCGCGTTCATCGACAAGCGCCGCACGTCCGACACGACCGTGAACGCCCGCGCCCTCATCGGCGATGTGCGCGGCAAGAACGTCTTCATCGTCGACGACGAGATCGCCACGGCGGGCAGCCTCGTGGAAGCCGTGAACCTCGCCAAGGAAATGGGCGCCGCCGACGTGTACGTTGCCGTCACGCACGGCGTGTACACCGGCCCCGCCGTCGAGCGCATTCGCGATTTGGACGTGGTGGAAGTGTGCTCCACCAACACCGTCCTCGTTCCCAAGGGCAAGATCGAAGGCTCGAACGGCAAACTCCGTACGCTGTCGGTCGCGCCGCTGTTCGCGCAGGCCATCCGCAATATCCACACGGGCGCGAGCGTCTCGACGCTGTTCGAGTAA
- a CDS encoding GAF domain-containing protein yields MTVSLVPPVSHPFSVLAECDSGSAFASRLCELALALGRAHGARVSVLRDGGLHVLCESGRGLALLRDELAVAAVQARAPSGEGLVSVVPLGRGVIELVGASEDGVAELSALAALVGLALEGVLARDERRGRGRVAEVVANLVRRIGGSLDLGEVLSATAESAARALNFDRAFVGLFLEIGMDHAKTGQVFTFGFDADFGEGIGVGPQSFERLVRRGEPILFDRARDAKTPLAQGLADLAPERCLIVPLAARGRPLGVLYVDTQRSGSPLSEDDVWLALALAEQASLAIDNARLYEEESRGRRSAEQLREVGSALSGSLKLADTLEKLLEHARRLFGCSACAVYELQPDARTLAIRSALGLTSEYVLRARAKVGTGVVGRAVEKGERVCVRDVKAEKVEGGSRYTRALLASGQYPYRGLVGLPLAARGKTFGGLSLYWEGPLTLDEQELSLLEVFAAQAALAIENARLYEEEVRREREAGVLLHLSRLLGTGRREGALREAVREVTFALNADRGFLALLDERGDVVELASHGVNVRAEDARRFLSGLGRGPKRLTRRQALNGAGSGLIVPIRSGDALLGLVYVDVMREEAPPERVLALARSVADQLALTTSRELLLAALEREEARYRLLAEGAHDLILACASGGTITYANPATKKLLGDVSGRHLRDLLGEEARLVFDRAWHDCLADPSKGVTCEVTAVGRRSAARLELRLSAVVRDREVLSVLLVARDLSEQLRLAEEIARRGEEAEAATRGQLELRSYLALFTQAQEEERKRISRELHDDTAQVLVAIGRRLDRLSKSLVGDTREHALDIRADLGAAIDSVRRFARNLRPSVLDDLGLLPALEWLAGQARTPSRLEVQGAERRLASSLELTIFRLVQEALTNVDKHARANSAAVRIAFEDGEVHVSVLDDGAGFDVSGAGDLASKGHLGLMGLRERVTLAGGRLDVTSAPGEGASLKFTFPA; encoded by the coding sequence ATGACCGTCTCGCTCGTGCCTCCCGTTTCCCACCCGTTTTCGGTGCTCGCCGAGTGCGACTCGGGCTCGGCCTTCGCGTCGCGGCTGTGCGAGCTCGCGCTCGCCCTCGGACGGGCGCACGGCGCTCGCGTGTCGGTGCTGCGCGACGGAGGGCTGCACGTTTTGTGCGAAAGCGGGCGTGGGCTCGCGCTGTTGAGAGACGAACTTGCCGTGGCCGCCGTGCAGGCACGCGCGCCGAGCGGGGAGGGGCTCGTGAGCGTCGTGCCGCTCGGACGCGGCGTGATCGAACTCGTCGGGGCGAGCGAGGACGGCGTGGCCGAACTCTCGGCGCTCGCCGCGCTCGTCGGCCTCGCTCTCGAAGGCGTGCTCGCCCGCGACGAGCGGCGCGGGCGCGGGCGCGTGGCGGAAGTCGTCGCGAACCTCGTGCGGCGCATCGGCGGATCGCTCGACCTCGGCGAGGTGCTGTCCGCCACGGCGGAGTCGGCGGCGCGCGCCTTGAACTTCGACCGCGCCTTCGTTGGACTGTTCCTCGAAATCGGCATGGACCATGCCAAGACGGGTCAGGTGTTCACGTTCGGCTTCGACGCCGACTTCGGCGAGGGCATCGGCGTGGGACCGCAGTCATTCGAGCGGCTCGTGCGGCGCGGCGAGCCCATCTTGTTCGACCGCGCCCGCGACGCCAAGACGCCGCTCGCGCAAGGGCTCGCCGACCTCGCGCCCGAACGCTGCCTCATCGTGCCGCTCGCCGCGCGCGGCCGTCCGCTCGGCGTGCTCTACGTCGACACGCAGCGGTCCGGCTCGCCGCTCTCCGAGGACGACGTGTGGCTCGCGCTCGCGCTCGCCGAGCAGGCGAGCCTCGCGATCGACAACGCGCGCTTGTACGAGGAGGAATCGCGCGGGCGCCGCTCGGCCGAGCAACTGCGAGAAGTCGGCAGCGCCCTGTCGGGCAGCCTCAAGCTCGCCGATACCCTCGAGAAACTGCTGGAGCATGCGCGTCGCTTGTTCGGCTGTTCGGCGTGCGCGGTGTACGAGCTTCAACCCGACGCGCGCACCCTCGCCATTCGCTCGGCGCTCGGGCTGACGAGCGAGTACGTGCTGCGCGCCCGCGCGAAGGTCGGCACGGGCGTCGTGGGACGCGCGGTCGAGAAGGGCGAGCGGGTGTGCGTGCGCGACGTGAAAGCCGAGAAGGTCGAGGGCGGCTCGCGCTACACCCGCGCCCTGCTCGCGTCGGGCCAGTACCCGTACCGTGGTCTCGTCGGCTTGCCGCTCGCCGCGCGCGGCAAGACCTTCGGAGGCTTGTCCTTGTATTGGGAAGGGCCGCTCACCCTCGACGAGCAGGAGTTGAGCTTGTTGGAGGTGTTCGCGGCGCAAGCGGCCCTCGCCATCGAAAACGCGCGTCTGTACGAAGAGGAAGTGCGCCGCGAACGCGAGGCGGGCGTGCTGCTGCACCTCTCGCGCCTGCTGGGAACGGGTCGCCGCGAAGGAGCGCTGCGCGAAGCGGTTCGCGAAGTGACGTTCGCGTTGAACGCCGACCGGGGCTTTCTCGCGCTGCTCGACGAGCGCGGAGACGTCGTGGAACTCGCGTCGCACGGCGTGAACGTTCGCGCCGAGGACGCGCGGCGCTTCCTGTCGGGACTCGGACGCGGCCCGAAGCGCCTCACGCGTCGTCAAGCCTTGAACGGGGCGGGCTCGGGCCTCATCGTCCCGATTCGCAGCGGCGACGCGCTGCTCGGCCTCGTGTACGTCGACGTCATGCGCGAGGAAGCGCCGCCCGAGCGTGTGCTGGCGCTCGCTCGCAGCGTCGCCGATCAACTCGCTCTCACGACCTCGCGCGAACTGCTGCTCGCCGCGCTCGAAAGAGAAGAAGCCCGCTACCGTCTGCTCGCCGAGGGCGCGCACGACCTCATCCTCGCGTGCGCTTCGGGCGGCACGATCACCTACGCGAATCCCGCCACGAAGAAGCTTCTCGGAGACGTCTCGGGGCGTCACCTGCGCGATCTGCTGGGCGAGGAGGCGCGCCTCGTGTTCGACCGCGCTTGGCACGATTGCCTCGCCGATCCGTCGAAGGGGGTGACGTGCGAAGTGACCGCCGTCGGGCGACGGAGCGCCGCTCGACTCGAACTGCGTCTCAGCGCCGTCGTGCGTGACCGCGAGGTGCTGAGCGTTCTGCTCGTCGCGCGCGACCTCAGCGAGCAGCTGCGTCTCGCCGAGGAGATCGCGCGGCGCGGCGAGGAAGCCGAGGCGGCCACGCGCGGTCAACTCGAGTTGCGCTCGTACCTCGCGCTGTTCACGCAAGCGCAGGAAGAGGAGCGCAAGCGCATCTCACGCGAACTGCACGACGACACCGCGCAAGTCCTCGTGGCGATCGGACGACGGCTCGATCGCCTCTCGAAGAGCCTCGTCGGTGACACCCGCGAACATGCCCTCGACATCCGCGCTGACCTCGGCGCCGCCATCGACTCGGTGCGTCGCTTCGCCCGCAACCTTCGCCCGAGCGTTCTCGACGACCTCGGCTTGCTTCCGGCGTTGGAGTGGCTGGCCGGGCAGGCGCGCACGCCCAGCCGCCTCGAAGTTCAAGGCGCCGAGCGCCGACTCGCGTCGAGCTTGGAGCTCACGATCTTCCGGCTCGTGCAAGAAGCGCTCACGAACGTCGACAAGCACGCGCGCGCCAACTCTGCCGCCGTGCGCATCGCCTTCGAGGACGGCGAGGTGCACGTCAGCGTCCTCGACGACGGCGCGGGATTCGACGTGAGCGGCGCGGGCGACCTCGCGAGCAAGGGGCATCTCGGCCTGATGGGCCTGCGCGAGCGCGTCACGCTTGCCGGAGGCCGCCTCGACGTCACGAGCGCGCCCGGCGAAGGTGCGTCGCTGAAGTTCACGTTTCCCGCTTGA
- a CDS encoding response regulator encodes MNTADKTISLLLVDDHPVVRKGTRDLLEGEADLRVVGEAESGEEAILKARALTPDVILMDVSMPGMNGIEATKRIKAEMPTIGVLVLTSYDDDAYVFALLEAGAAGYILKNATEDELLGAVRAVAAGESALHPTVAKKVLERFSAQQNPSPAEELLSPRELEVLRIAATGRTNKEIARDLDISPRTVQVHLANIFSKLGVGSRTEAVLYGIKRGWIDVAALE; translated from the coding sequence ATGAACACCGCCGACAAAACCATCAGCTTGCTGCTCGTGGACGACCACCCCGTCGTACGCAAGGGAACGCGCGACCTTCTGGAGGGCGAGGCGGATTTGCGAGTCGTCGGCGAAGCGGAAAGCGGCGAGGAAGCGATCCTCAAGGCGCGCGCCCTCACGCCCGACGTGATTTTGATGGACGTCTCCATGCCCGGCATGAACGGCATCGAGGCGACGAAGCGCATCAAGGCCGAGATGCCGACCATCGGCGTGCTCGTCCTCACGAGCTACGACGACGACGCGTACGTCTTCGCGCTGTTGGAAGCGGGCGCCGCCGGATACATCCTCAAGAACGCCACGGAAGACGAGTTGCTCGGCGCGGTGCGCGCCGTCGCGGCGGGCGAGAGCGCGCTGCATCCCACGGTCGCGAAGAAGGTGCTGGAGCGCTTCTCGGCCCAGCAAAACCCCAGCCCCGCCGAGGAACTTCTCAGCCCGCGCGAACTGGAGGTGCTCCGCATCGCCGCGACAGGCCGCACGAACAAGGAGATCGCCCGCGACCTCGACATCTCGCCGCGCACCGTGCAAGTCCACCTGGCCAACATCTTCTCGAAGCTCGGCGTCGGAAGCCGCACGGAAGCCGTGTTGTACGGCATCAAGCGCGGATGGATCGACGTCGCGGCGCTCGAGTAA
- a CDS encoding substrate-binding periplasmic protein yields the protein MSTPRKRRIRSLASLTLLSLSSLLPGSAVAADLGKIQSSGVLRIGFFGENPGLLTTSGREVSGFAVELMNAIAKEMKVRTISWSKARSSDELMPELQAGTFDAIFSTLGSLSDVDTSTPLACAGGVLLTRKGGPTDESGLKGRSVAVAIGTSSFYYVRNLPFAKKVNVFRTYEQAFHGFLTGGIDALVMERFDALKMYKKVGAEKYQVSAPLWNEYLYVIVPRDANKSLTAAINVAMKKFQQDGTYEKLSMRYFSQDVRCVQ from the coding sequence ATGTCGACTCCTCGAAAGCGGCGTATCCGTTCTCTGGCTTCCCTCACCCTGCTGAGTCTGTCGTCCCTCCTGCCCGGCTCGGCAGTCGCGGCGGATTTGGGCAAGATTCAAAGCAGCGGCGTCTTGCGAATCGGCTTCTTCGGAGAGAATCCCGGGCTGTTGACGACGAGCGGACGCGAGGTGAGCGGCTTCGCGGTGGAGCTGATGAACGCGATCGCCAAGGAGATGAAAGTCCGGACGATCTCGTGGAGCAAAGCTCGTTCTTCCGACGAGCTGATGCCCGAGTTGCAGGCGGGAACGTTCGACGCCATCTTCTCGACGCTCGGGTCGCTCAGCGACGTCGACACGAGCACGCCGCTCGCCTGCGCGGGCGGCGTGCTTCTGACGCGCAAGGGCGGACCGACCGACGAATCGGGTCTCAAAGGTCGCAGCGTCGCCGTCGCGATCGGCACCTCCTCGTTCTACTACGTTCGCAACTTGCCGTTCGCGAAGAAGGTCAACGTCTTCCGGACGTACGAACAAGCCTTTCACGGCTTCCTGACGGGCGGCATCGACGCGTTGGTCATGGAGCGGTTCGACGCCCTGAAGATGTACAAGAAGGTGGGCGCCGAGAAGTATCAGGTCAGCGCGCCGTTGTGGAACGAATACCTCTACGTCATCGTGCCGCGCGACGCGAACAAGTCGCTCACCGCCGCCATCAACGTGGCCATGAAGAAATTCCAGCAGGACGGCACGTACGAGAAGCTCAGCATGAGGTACTTCAGCCAAGACGTCCGCTGCGTGCAATGA
- a CDS encoding DUF6683 family protein, translated as MHSRIRHIVLLALALGAVHASAQSGASTLSFDKLFAPPVVTDAAKKADFSYTVTPESKKKAQDDYLASLAKANANAAKTLEGQLARNDVGAIYARIASALGLKRGDLADTFTAYLFLNWSIVNNETDDRPDDKQRLAALRAQVANLLAGNESVRDAPARSKMGAELELLFVTLQASWQSAAQQGSLKPFSESVGKLFKDSMGVDLKTVSLTTQGMSVNN; from the coding sequence ATGCATTCCCGAATTCGTCATATCGTCTTGCTCGCCCTCGCGCTCGGAGCGGTGCACGCATCGGCTCAGTCGGGCGCGAGCACCTTGTCCTTCGACAAGCTCTTCGCGCCGCCCGTCGTCACGGACGCCGCGAAGAAGGCCGACTTCTCGTACACCGTCACGCCCGAATCGAAGAAGAAGGCGCAAGACGACTACCTCGCGAGCCTCGCCAAGGCGAACGCGAACGCCGCGAAGACGCTCGAAGGGCAACTCGCGCGCAACGACGTCGGCGCGATCTACGCGCGCATCGCCAGCGCGCTGGGCCTCAAGCGCGGCGACCTCGCCGACACGTTCACGGCCTACCTGTTTTTGAACTGGAGCATCGTCAACAACGAGACGGACGACCGACCCGACGACAAGCAGCGCTTGGCGGCGCTGCGCGCGCAAGTCGCCAACCTTCTGGCGGGCAACGAGAGCGTGCGCGACGCACCGGCGCGTTCGAAGATGGGCGCCGAGTTGGAGTTGCTGTTCGTGACCTTGCAAGCCAGTTGGCAATCGGCCGCGCAGCAGGGATCGCTGAAACCGTTCTCGGAGAGCGTCGGCAAGCTGTTCAAGGACTCGATGGGCGTGGACCTCAAGACCGTGTCGCTCACGACGCAGGGAATGAGCGTCAATAACTGA
- a CDS encoding chorismate-binding protein — MLSPRDVLVRLRAANVVGLALLESAGPTTEYGRYCFLSASPTRVVHDVPPRPDFDAFFPAWIGGLKYEAASAFGLPCHASEGEAQTWAFYPSGLVWDREAGTLEVVGQPHVDWNAALSANAATPELTVGEWSADDLDFEAGVAAVQELVRAGEVYQVNLSRGVSASASGDPLAAYLRLANLNPSPFMAYVELGEDTIVSCSPERLVRLWNGEVSARPIAGTRRRGEDDREDEALEAELRASEKERAEHTMLVDLVRHDLGRVSAAGSVRVPDFMLVERYSHVMHLVSEVTGDARPDASLRDVLEATFPGGTITGAPKRRVMEAIRDLEPSPRGWYTGGVGLVSGPLVDVNILIRTASFRRAGGQWRVDVRAGAGVVIDSHAPHEARETRHKAAALLAALTPAATARAARPPAPPRPGAPWSPPAAERRFSGRVLLLDNFDSFTFNLAHDLMALGVEVIVRENTEDVDDLLAPRPTHVLIGPGPGTPSTSGVTLRLARTCLKRRLPLLGICLGHQAIGEVLGGRVERAVTPTHGKPDRVRHDERALFSGIANPATFTRYHSLVVRDVPRARVTARSEDGEVMALEALEGPAWGVQFHPESVLSRDGRTLLGNWLELGSSGEAVERDTTRA; from the coding sequence GTGTTGTCGCCGCGTGACGTCCTCGTTCGCCTGCGCGCCGCGAACGTGGTCGGACTCGCCCTGCTGGAGTCGGCGGGCCCGACCACCGAGTACGGCCGTTACTGCTTCCTGAGCGCCTCGCCGACGCGTGTCGTTCACGACGTGCCTCCTCGGCCCGACTTCGACGCGTTCTTTCCGGCGTGGATCGGCGGGTTGAAGTACGAGGCGGCGAGCGCGTTCGGACTTCCGTGTCACGCCAGTGAGGGGGAAGCGCAGACGTGGGCCTTCTACCCGTCGGGCCTCGTGTGGGACCGCGAGGCGGGCACGCTGGAGGTCGTCGGACAGCCGCACGTCGACTGGAACGCCGCGCTGAGCGCAAACGCGGCGACGCCCGAGTTGACGGTGGGCGAGTGGAGCGCCGACGACCTCGATTTCGAGGCGGGCGTGGCGGCCGTCCAGGAACTCGTGCGGGCCGGCGAGGTGTATCAGGTGAATCTCTCGCGGGGCGTCTCGGCGAGCGCGAGCGGCGATCCGCTCGCGGCGTACCTGCGTCTGGCGAACCTCAATCCCAGCCCGTTCATGGCGTACGTGGAGCTCGGCGAGGACACGATCGTGTCGTGCTCGCCCGAGCGGCTCGTGCGGTTGTGGAACGGCGAGGTGAGCGCGCGGCCCATCGCGGGCACACGGCGACGCGGCGAGGACGACCGAGAGGACGAGGCCTTGGAAGCGGAGTTGCGCGCGTCCGAGAAGGAGCGCGCGGAGCACACGATGCTCGTGGACCTCGTGAGGCACGACCTCGGACGCGTGAGCGCGGCGGGAAGCGTTCGCGTGCCGGACTTCATGCTCGTGGAGCGTTACAGCCACGTGATGCACCTCGTGTCCGAGGTGACGGGCGACGCGCGACCGGACGCTTCCCTGCGCGACGTTCTCGAGGCGACCTTTCCGGGCGGCACCATCACGGGCGCGCCGAAGCGGCGCGTGATGGAAGCGATTCGCGACTTGGAGCCGTCGCCTCGCGGATGGTACACGGGCGGCGTCGGCCTCGTGAGCGGCCCGCTCGTGGACGTGAACATCTTGATCCGCACGGCGAGCTTTCGCCGTGCGGGCGGGCAGTGGCGGGTGGACGTTCGGGCCGGGGCGGGCGTCGTGATCGATTCTCACGCGCCGCACGAGGCGCGCGAAACCCGGCACAAGGCGGCGGCCCTCCTCGCGGCCCTCACGCCCGCCGCGACCGCGAGGGCCGCGAGGCCTCCCGCGCCGCCTCGGCCGGGCGCGCCGTGGTCGCCGCCCGCCGCCGAACGGCGCTTCAGCGGGCGGGTGCTGCTGCTCGACAACTTCGACTCGTTCACGTTCAACCTCGCGCACGACCTCATGGCGCTCGGCGTGGAGGTGATCGTGCGCGAGAACACCGAGGACGTGGACGACTTGCTTGCGCCGCGCCCGACGCACGTCCTGATCGGGCCTGGGCCGGGCACGCCGAGCACGAGCGGCGTGACGCTTCGACTCGCGCGCACTTGCCTGAAGCGCCGCTTGCCGCTCCTCGGCATTTGCCTCGGGCATCAAGCGATCGGCGAAGTGCTCGGCGGGCGTGTGGAGCGCGCGGTGACGCCGACGCACGGCAAGCCCGACCGTGTTCGGCACGACGAACGCGCCCTCTTCTCGGGCATCGCCAATCCCGCGACGTTCACGCGCTACCACTCGCTCGTGGTGCGGGACGTGCCGCGCGCGCGTGTCACGGCGAGAAGCGAAGACGGGGAAGTCATGGCGCTCGAAGCGCTCGAAGGGCCCGCGTGGGGCGTGCAGTTCCACCCGGAAAGCGTGCTGTCGCGCGACGGGCGCACGCTTCTAGGAAACTGGTTGGAGCTCGGTTCGAGCGGGGAAGCGGTCGAGCGTGACACGACTCGCGCCTGA
- a CDS encoding aminotransferase class IV: protein MTRLAPEFDDAAWLHGLTAFTTIRTKFGTPLLWTAHLERLKGTCAFLGLPDPVEAASELRPHLPSFPEGRLRLTVTSSGLRWSASELPRLPESVSRGVAAHVTTLRVHPQFAAHKTGNYLPYVLALRAAHDAGTFEGLLLGEQGTVVDGSRTSFVLDVEGRLVVPIGGLPSVTRAELLRELREPVEERFVDLRDLARTRRMWLAGSGVGVLPVSRLTWSDGGRDLDVACPSFDHPALRPPLEE, encoded by the coding sequence GTGACACGACTCGCGCCTGAGTTCGACGACGCCGCTTGGCTGCACGGCTTGACGGCCTTCACGACGATTCGCACGAAATTCGGAACACCGCTGTTGTGGACGGCGCACCTCGAGCGCTTGAAAGGCACGTGCGCGTTTCTCGGCCTGCCCGATCCCGTCGAGGCGGCGAGCGAGCTTCGACCTCACTTGCCGAGCTTTCCCGAAGGTCGCCTGCGACTCACCGTGACGTCGAGCGGACTGCGGTGGTCGGCGAGCGAACTGCCCAGGTTGCCCGAAAGCGTCTCCAGGGGTGTGGCGGCGCACGTCACGACGCTGCGAGTGCATCCGCAGTTCGCGGCGCACAAGACGGGAAACTACCTTCCGTACGTCCTGGCCCTTCGAGCGGCCCACGACGCGGGCACGTTCGAAGGCTTGCTGCTGGGCGAGCAAGGCACGGTCGTGGACGGAAGCCGTACGAGCTTCGTGCTGGACGTCGAAGGCCGACTCGTCGTTCCGATCGGCGGGTTGCCGAGCGTGACGCGCGCCGAGTTGCTGCGCGAGCTTCGTGAACCCGTCGAGGAGCGCTTCGTGGACCTTCGCGACTTGGCGCGAACGCGGCGAATGTGGCTGGCGGGCAGCGGCGTGGGCGTCTTGCCGGTCTCGCGCTTGACGTGGAGTGACGGCGGACGTGACCTCGACGTCGCGTGCCCGAGCTTCGACCACCCTGCCTTGCGCCCTCCCTTGGAAGAGTGA